The Nostoc sp. 'Lobaria pulmonaria (5183) cyanobiont' genome window below encodes:
- a CDS encoding serine/threonine-protein kinase: protein MNRFSQKTTNSQQSILQQTQLIQMCGSKRLFRDRYEILQILGRGGFGVTFLAKNAVLPGNPLCVIKQLCPKVTTPQSWQKACMRFEKEARTLGQLGSHSQIPMLLDYFQANGEFFLIQEYVPGLTLAREVRQTGPKSEASVKQFLQELLPVLQYLHKHHVIHRDIKPQNLLRCEYDGRIVLIDFGAVKEKLVDACENSINQAVNTNFIGTRGFAPPEQFSLRPVYASDIYALGVTCIYMLTAKSPLELDYDPKTGEMSWQKQVNISNSFAQILGKMVKITLEERFKTADEVIKALSSESYSPTLANCLTTQKLNNKSITQHEITQHKITQHEITQHENYDVYMPPVARTASAIRKWRARFKETR from the coding sequence CTGAATCGTTTTTCTCAAAAAACAACGAATTCTCAACAGAGCATTTTACAACAAACTCAGTTGATTCAGATGTGTGGTTCCAAACGGCTATTTCGCGATCGCTATGAAATACTGCAAATTTTGGGTAGAGGTGGTTTTGGTGTGACATTTTTAGCCAAAAATGCCGTATTACCTGGGAATCCACTGTGTGTCATCAAACAACTTTGTCCAAAAGTAACTACTCCCCAAAGTTGGCAAAAGGCATGTATGCGCTTTGAAAAAGAAGCAAGAACTTTGGGACAACTCGGTAGTCATTCGCAAATTCCCATGCTATTAGACTACTTTCAAGCGAATGGGGAGTTTTTTTTAATTCAAGAATATGTGCCGGGTTTGACTTTGGCGCGAGAAGTGCGGCAAACTGGGCCTAAAAGTGAAGCCTCGGTTAAGCAGTTCTTACAGGAATTATTACCTGTATTACAGTATCTTCATAAACATCATGTGATTCATCGGGATATTAAGCCCCAAAATTTATTGCGCTGTGAATATGATGGGCGTATAGTGCTGATTGATTTTGGTGCGGTGAAAGAGAAATTAGTTGATGCTTGTGAAAACTCAATCAATCAAGCTGTAAATACCAACTTTATCGGAACTAGGGGATTTGCACCACCAGAACAGTTTTCTCTACGTCCAGTTTATGCCAGTGATATTTATGCACTGGGTGTAACTTGTATTTATATGTTGACTGCTAAAAGTCCTTTAGAATTGGACTACGACCCAAAAACTGGTGAAATGTCTTGGCAAAAACAGGTAAATATCAGCAACAGTTTCGCCCAGATTTTAGGAAAAATGGTGAAAATCACTTTAGAGGAGCGGTTTAAGACTGCCGATGAAGTGATAAAAGCTTTAAGTAGTGAAAGTTATTCACCTACTTTGGCTAACTGTCTAACTACCCAAAAATTAAATAATAAAAGTATTACACAACATGAAATTACACAACACAAAATTACACAACATGAAATTACACAACACGAAAATTATGATGTATACATGCCACCTGTAGCTAGAACTGCTAGTGCCATTCGGAAATGGAGAGCAAGATTTAAGGAAACAAGATAA
- a CDS encoding serine/threonine-protein kinase, which translates to MICCLNPDCSNPLNPNGKKFCQSCSTPLVSLLRNRFRVIRVLSDEGGFGRTYLSEDVDKLNDRCVIKQLAPKFQGTWSQKKAMELFAEEAQRLQDLGEHPQIPTLIAYFEQDGCLYLVQQFINGENLLKELQQRKAYNARDIQSILLDLLPILKFIHDRKIIHRDIKPENIIRNKNDGRLSLIDFGSSKQFTAKVQQKSGTSIGSHGYSPLEQIRDGKAFPASDLFGVGATCFHLLTGNSPFQLWMESGYAWVSNWREYLQSPLNPELDFVIDKLLKKDIHERYQSAEEVLRDLTPKQLLALPPAGKSSGKLPPTKAPSSPKSYPLLRILILVSAFILLFGFSESWYKNFRRIQTSLVSRLIQHNSPSKNDAILSQISLGKVSLANTLQGHENSVLSVAISPDGKTIASSGDRTIKLWNLATGKLISSLNGHFQQVNVVVISPDGKLLVSASDDNTIKIWNLATRKQIRTLMGHSDSVHALAISADSETLVTGSDDNTIKIWDLATGEQIRTLAGHTFWVRSVAISPDGVILASGSFDKTIKIWNLAKGYPIRTLEGNSQTVTTVAISPNGKTLASAGRDRTIKLWNLATGRELRTLTGHGNTITSVAFSADGKIVASGSRDRTIKLWNTATGKEILTLAGHTNTVTSVNFTPDGKTLVSGSEDNTIKIWRLSE; encoded by the coding sequence ATGATCTGCTGCTTAAATCCCGATTGCTCAAATCCCCTGAATCCCAATGGAAAGAAGTTTTGCCAAAGTTGTAGCACCCCGCTGGTGTCACTTTTAAGAAATCGTTTCCGTGTCATCCGAGTCCTTTCAGATGAGGGGGGATTTGGCAGAACCTATCTATCAGAAGACGTAGATAAACTCAATGATCGCTGTGTTATCAAGCAATTAGCTCCAAAATTCCAAGGAACTTGGTCGCAAAAAAAGGCGATGGAGTTGTTTGCAGAAGAAGCGCAGCGACTACAAGACCTTGGGGAACATCCCCAAATTCCGACTTTGATAGCTTACTTTGAGCAAGACGGCTGCCTATATTTGGTGCAGCAGTTTATCAATGGGGAAAATTTGTTAAAGGAGTTGCAACAGCGCAAGGCTTATAACGCTAGAGACATTCAATCTATTTTGCTAGATTTACTGCCCATCCTAAAATTTATCCACGATCGCAAAATTATTCATCGGGACATCAAGCCAGAAAATATTATTCGCAATAAAAATGATGGACGATTAAGCCTGATTGATTTTGGCTCCTCAAAGCAATTTACTGCCAAAGTTCAACAGAAATCTGGCACATCTATTGGTTCACATGGTTATTCTCCCCTAGAACAAATTAGAGATGGGAAAGCTTTCCCTGCCAGCGACTTGTTCGGTGTGGGGGCTACCTGCTTTCATCTGCTAACGGGAAATTCCCCGTTTCAGTTATGGATGGAATCTGGTTACGCCTGGGTAAGTAATTGGCGGGAATATTTGCAAAGTCCGCTAAATCCTGAGTTGGATTTTGTCATCGACAAGCTTTTGAAAAAAGATATCCATGAACGTTACCAGTCAGCCGAAGAAGTCCTTAGAGACTTGACTCCAAAACAACTCCTTGCCCTGCCACCTGCGGGTAAGTCATCTGGGAAATTACCACCAACTAAAGCACCATCTTCACCAAAAAGTTATCCCTTACTGAGAATTTTAATCTTAGTCAGTGCTTTCATTCTGTTGTTTGGATTCAGCGAATCTTGGTATAAAAATTTTCGCCGTATTCAAACCAGTTTGGTTTCTAGGTTAATTCAACACAATAGTCCTAGTAAAAATGACGCGATTTTGAGTCAGATTAGCTTGGGTAAGGTTTCCTTAGCTAACACCCTCCAAGGACATGAAAACTCAGTTTTATCTGTCGCCATCAGCCCCGATGGCAAAACCATAGCCAGCAGTGGCGATCGCACAATCAAACTTTGGAATCTCGCAACTGGAAAACTAATCTCTTCACTCAACGGGCATTTTCAGCAGGTGAATGTTGTAGTAATTAGTCCAGATGGCAAACTTCTGGTTAGTGCCAGTGATGACAACACCATTAAAATCTGGAATCTGGCAACGCGAAAACAAATTCGCACTCTTATGGGGCATTCTGACTCAGTTCATGCCCTAGCTATCAGTGCTGATAGCGAGACTCTAGTTACTGGTAGTGATGACAACACCATTAAAATCTGGGATTTGGCAACAGGAGAGCAAATTCGGACACTAGCAGGGCATACATTCTGGGTGCGGTCAGTGGCTATCAGTCCCGATGGTGTGATTCTGGCCAGTGGCAGTTTTGACAAGACGATCAAAATCTGGAATCTAGCAAAGGGATACCCAATCCGCACACTAGAAGGAAATTCTCAAACAGTGACAACTGTGGCTATTAGCCCAAATGGTAAAACTTTAGCTAGTGCTGGCCGCGATCGCACCATCAAACTTTGGAATTTAGCTACGGGAAGAGAACTTCGCACCCTAACGGGACATGGCAACACTATCACATCCGTAGCCTTCAGCGCCGATGGTAAAATTGTTGCTAGTGGTAGCCGCGATCGCACTATCAAATTGTGGAATACAGCTACAGGAAAAGAAATTCTCACATTAGCGGGGCACACCAACACCGTCACATCTGTTAACTTCACTCCTGATGGCAAAACCCTTGTTAGCGGTAGTGAAGATAACACTATTAAGATTTGGCGGTTGTCTGAGTGA
- a CDS encoding pre-peptidase C-terminal domain-containing protein, whose amino-acid sequence MLLENKNYRRKLSHVLIGCVTSSLLITSNVLPISALVKFQSYQDFIIAKSPDERQPEAVKKGIEQIPASQASISPRRKTSIESPIQQIPRVSSHTENSQRTSSVSDNSSTSRSSRRRTYNSNSNRSNSGGASRSSRARIANSNANRSNGGSGRVRKPSSNVAITRNQTLDNSLSSSATLTYKEINFVDVALGILSKSDFQSEGRYFQFYEFEGRENQLIQIRLIGSNDTRRSNNLSLKPLLFLHDPDNNIIVKKGALDKSSGGDDAFIFARLPKNGTYKIAVTSQAPRDTGRYSLALRNDRASYTLDESGQLTAKSSTLKQNGGAYNVSNFQGKKNQLISIRVDSVDEEFSPYVALLNSKGQTIAIDKDKDKSGVYSALIDRARLPEDDTYYIVVTSKNPQERGKYRLTIF is encoded by the coding sequence ATGCTATTAGAAAACAAAAACTATCGTCGCAAATTAAGTCATGTTTTAATTGGTTGCGTGACTAGTAGTTTGTTAATCACAAGTAATGTGCTGCCTATAAGTGCTTTGGTGAAATTTCAAAGTTATCAAGACTTTATAATTGCTAAATCACCAGATGAGAGGCAACCAGAAGCAGTAAAAAAAGGAATTGAGCAAATTCCTGCTTCTCAAGCATCAATATCTCCGAGACGGAAGACTTCTATTGAGTCACCAATACAGCAGATTCCTCGTGTATCGTCTCATACAGAAAATTCTCAGCGAACTTCCAGCGTTTCAGATAATAGCTCTACTTCTAGATCGTCTAGACGTAGGACTTATAACTCAAACTCTAATCGTTCCAATAGTGGTGGTGCATCTAGATCGTCTAGAGCTAGAATTGCTAACTCAAACGCCAATCGTTCTAATGGTGGCTCCGGGAGAGTTCGCAAGCCAAGTTCTAATGTCGCTATAACTAGGAACCAAACTCTCGATAATTCGCTTTCTTCGTCTGCAACACTAACTTATAAAGAGATTAACTTTGTAGATGTTGCATTAGGTATTTTGAGTAAGAGTGACTTTCAATCTGAAGGTAGATATTTTCAATTCTATGAGTTTGAGGGTAGAGAAAATCAATTAATCCAAATTAGGCTGATTGGTAGTAATGATACACGTAGATCCAATAACTTGAGTTTAAAACCCTTGTTGTTTCTGCACGATCCTGATAATAATATCATCGTTAAAAAAGGCGCTTTGGATAAAAGCAGTGGTGGCGATGATGCATTTATTTTTGCGCGACTGCCTAAGAATGGCACTTACAAGATTGCAGTTACTAGTCAAGCTCCTAGAGATACAGGTCGCTATAGCTTGGCTCTCAGGAATGACAGAGCTAGCTATACTTTAGATGAATCAGGCCAACTAACTGCTAAAAGCTCAACCCTGAAACAAAATGGAGGCGCTTACAATGTTTCTAATTTTCAAGGTAAAAAAAATCAGCTGATAAGTATTCGTGTAGATAGCGTTGATGAAGAGTTTTCTCCTTACGTAGCTTTACTAAATTCTAAAGGACAGACGATCGCTATCGATAAAGACAAAGATAAAAGTGGTGTCTACAGTGCTTTAATTGACCGAGCTAGGTTGCCTGAAGATGATACATACTATATAGTTGTTACTTCCAAAAATCCACAGGAACGCGGTAAATATAGATTGACTATTTTCTAA
- a CDS encoding serine/threonine-protein kinase has product MLCCVNPDCQKPLNPDKNNYCHNCRAELIPLLGGRYRPTQVLSDEGGFGRTYLAKDVHKLNECCVVKQFAPKLQGTGPLTKAIELFKQEASRLQELAEHPQIPTLLAYFEQNSYLFLVQQFIDGQNLLKESETRGNYNETEIRQLLLDLLPVLKFIHVRGVIHRDIKPQNIIRRQSDGRLILIDFGASKLLTATVQTRMGTVIGSHGYTALEQMQDGKAYPASDLFSLGATCFHLLTGVRPSQLWIYQGYGWVASWRQHLTSPGREGISISVELGEVLDKLLQLDIQKRYQSADEVITDLTPQLPPLLSVPPTILTPTFAATPANKGPVSPKSNNNLKSQLLLGSSILVLGLGGVWYFQSRPHTVSEVPEPISQPIQPQKNVSENSYLPKPFKGHFSDVNSVAFSPDGTTLGSASDDKTIKLWNLTDGQEIRTLEGHSNWIWTIAFSPDSKILASGSADKTIKLWNLETGKLIRTLQGNSDGVTSVAFSPDGKTLASGSASKDMKIKLWNLETGKLIRTLEGHTSGVASVVFSPDGKTLASGSWDKTIKLWNLGTGKLIRTLEGNAESILSVAFAPDGVILASGSKDKTIKLWNLKTGKLIHILKGHHDKVNSVAFLPSGSSNGITLVSGSSDKTIKLWNPVTGKQIRTLETGSGYIYAVAISPDGQTIAGGGSGENILKIWQMIN; this is encoded by the coding sequence ATGCTCTGTTGTGTGAATCCCGATTGCCAAAAACCCTTAAATCCTGATAAAAACAACTATTGCCACAATTGTAGAGCGGAATTGATACCCCTGCTAGGAGGTCGCTATCGTCCCACTCAGGTTTTATCAGATGAAGGCGGATTTGGTAGAACTTATCTGGCAAAAGATGTACACAAACTGAATGAATGCTGTGTTGTTAAACAATTTGCGCCAAAACTTCAGGGAACTGGGCCGCTAACCAAGGCCATTGAACTATTTAAACAAGAAGCGAGCCGACTGCAAGAACTGGCAGAACATCCGCAAATTCCAACTTTATTGGCTTATTTTGAGCAAAATAGCTATCTCTTTTTGGTGCAGCAGTTTATCGATGGGCAAAACTTGCTCAAAGAATCGGAAACGCGGGGAAACTATAACGAAACGGAGATTCGCCAACTTTTGCTAGATTTACTGCCGGTACTGAAGTTTATCCATGTGCGGGGAGTGATTCACCGGGATATCAAGCCACAGAATATTATTCGCCGTCAAAGTGACGGACGATTAATCCTAATTGATTTTGGAGCTTCTAAGCTGTTGACAGCAACAGTGCAGACTAGAATGGGCACTGTTATTGGCTCACACGGTTACACTGCACTTGAACAGATGCAAGATGGAAAAGCTTACCCAGCCAGTGATTTATTCAGTTTGGGAGCTACTTGTTTTCATCTTCTGACTGGAGTTCGCCCATCTCAGCTGTGGATATACCAGGGTTATGGTTGGGTTGCATCTTGGCGGCAACATTTAACCAGTCCAGGTAGGGAAGGGATTTCTATATCTGTAGAGTTGGGTGAAGTTTTGGATAAGCTGTTGCAACTAGACATCCAAAAGCGTTATCAATCGGCTGATGAAGTCATCACTGACTTGACACCTCAACTACCACCATTGTTATCAGTGCCCCCAACTATACTTACACCAACATTTGCAGCTACCCCAGCAAACAAGGGGCCAGTTTCACCAAAATCAAATAACAATCTGAAAAGTCAACTGTTGTTAGGTTCTAGCATTTTGGTGTTGGGATTAGGGGGAGTTTGGTATTTTCAGTCTCGTCCCCATACAGTCAGCGAAGTTCCTGAACCTATTTCTCAGCCTATTCAGCCCCAAAAAAACGTCTCAGAAAATTCTTATCTACCCAAACCCTTCAAGGGACATTTTAGTGACGTGAATTCCGTAGCTTTCAGTCCTGATGGTACAACCCTTGGCAGTGCCAGTGATGATAAGACAATCAAGCTATGGAATCTGACAGATGGACAGGAAATCCGCACCTTAGAAGGACATTCCAATTGGATTTGGACTATAGCTTTCAGTCCTGATAGCAAAATCCTCGCTAGTGGCAGTGCGGATAAGACAATCAAACTGTGGAATCTGGAAACAGGAAAGTTAATTCGCACCTTGCAGGGAAATAGCGACGGAGTTACTTCTGTAGCTTTCAGTCCTGATGGCAAAACCCTTGCGAGTGGCAGTGCTAGTAAGGATATGAAAATCAAACTGTGGAATCTGGAGACAGGAAAGTTAATCCGCACCTTAGAAGGACATACCAGTGGTGTTGCATCTGTCGTTTTCAGTCCTGATGGTAAAACCCTTGCCAGCGGTAGCTGGGATAAAACAATTAAATTGTGGAATCTGGGCACAGGAAAGTTAATCCGCACCTTAGAGGGAAATGCAGAGTCGATTCTTTCAGTCGCTTTTGCTCCCGATGGTGTCATCCTTGCCAGTGGCAGTAAAGACAAGACAATTAAATTGTGGAATCTAAAAACAGGAAAGTTAATCCACATCTTAAAAGGACATCATGATAAGGTTAATTCTGTCGCCTTTTTGCCAAGCGGAAGTTCAAATGGTATCACCCTTGTAAGTGGTAGTAGTGACAAGACAATCAAACTTTGGAACCCAGTGACAGGAAAGCAAATCCGCACTTTGGAGACAGGTTCTGGATATATTTATGCCGTTGCCATTAGCCCAGATGGACAAACCATTGCCGGTGGTGGAAGTGGTGAGAACATTCTCAAAATTTGGCAGATGATTAATTAA
- a CDS encoding O-antigen ligase family protein, with product MINIFFLLILFSSLLGRIKFPGINIGIHYLLLPAFSLGIISLSLKSIPEVVKKHQIILISISLMYLWMWLSSLMSEFPNTAITYSLKYSTYYILFFAFLILTFKKIATPTLTFYYRCILYLLQIIAGLGFLEVFLPNNGIFKLLKFPSFYPEIGSIMQNPNQFGVIVAIGLCLSLILEKQNKISKIELNISELIFTISLALSASGNGWVIFIIGMFLLLIYKIISFRKMIYLTSLLFLCIVTVPVSTRRIGLADSKIFPLSNVFIENSNLLNPHGKKISTLVGTGFSRFEMWQAAINETIKRPLTGIGIGVFPDQIGVKVWGKKGYHAHNIFLNVSAEQGIPGLLLFTNFLAKIAFKVKYANPLITVPIIMFLASQIADVFTEDYTFTTIEFYFIAAAINSRKDVVDVVMQLKPEII from the coding sequence ATGATTAATATATTTTTCCTGCTTATACTATTTTCTTCACTTTTAGGGCGAATTAAATTTCCTGGAATAAACATTGGTATTCATTATTTATTACTTCCTGCATTTAGCTTGGGAATCATTAGTTTATCTTTAAAATCTATACCAGAAGTTGTTAAGAAGCATCAAATAATTTTGATATCTATAAGTCTAATGTATTTGTGGATGTGGCTGTCTTCATTAATGAGCGAGTTTCCAAATACTGCTATTACTTATAGTCTCAAATACTCAACTTATTATATATTGTTTTTTGCTTTTTTAATATTAACTTTTAAAAAGATAGCAACACCAACTTTAACATTTTATTATCGTTGCATATTGTACTTACTACAGATAATTGCAGGTTTGGGTTTTTTAGAGGTTTTCCTTCCCAACAACGGGATTTTTAAATTATTAAAGTTCCCTAGCTTTTATCCTGAGATTGGTTCAATTATGCAAAACCCTAATCAGTTTGGGGTTATAGTCGCGATTGGATTATGTTTAAGCCTGATTTTAGAAAAACAGAATAAAATTTCTAAAATTGAATTAAATATAAGCGAATTAATTTTTACAATTTCCTTAGCTTTGTCTGCCAGCGGAAATGGTTGGGTAATTTTTATAATTGGTATGTTTCTTTTACTGATATATAAAATTATTAGTTTTAGAAAAATGATTTATTTAACAAGCTTATTGTTTTTATGCATTGTAACAGTACCAGTTTCTACACGGAGAATTGGTTTGGCAGATAGTAAAATATTTCCATTAAGTAATGTATTTATAGAAAATTCAAATTTATTAAATCCACATGGAAAAAAGATTAGTACTCTTGTAGGAACAGGTTTTTCAAGGTTTGAAATGTGGCAGGCAGCTATTAATGAAACTATTAAAAGACCACTAACTGGTATAGGTATAGGAGTTTTTCCAGATCAGATAGGAGTGAAAGTTTGGGGAAAAAAAGGTTATCACGCACATAATATATTTTTAAATGTGTCAGCCGAACAAGGAATTCCGGGATTATTACTATTTACTAATTTTTTAGCGAAAATAGCATTTAAAGTTAAATATGCTAATCCTTTAATTACTGTTCCAATTATTATGTTTTTAGCGTCTCAAATTGCAGATGTTTTTACTGAAGACTATACTTTTACAACTATTGAGTTTTATTTTATAGCAGCAGCTATCAATTCTCGAAAAGATGTTGTCGATGTTGTCATGCAATTAAAACCTGAAATTATTTGA
- a CDS encoding glycosyltransferase family 4 protein produces the protein MIAKPRLYLIFPNIFDFKGGIQVYSKFLLKALQDIYPEADYDVFLKYDKYSLKQPDKLQFLSSTRFHYFGDLPKLLQPILFATKIIILAIFQHPVIVISTHVNYAIVCYILKIFTGIPYWVVAHGLEVWDIENKATKLALEKADKIISVSNYTRQRLLQDTNIDSEKIVILPNTFDASKFLINSKPTYLLKRYNLTDEQPLILTVTRLGSMSKYKGYDQILHALVKVRLHLPNVHFILAGKGDDIPRIKALVTNLNLQNCVTIAGFVPDKELCDHYNLCDVFALPSKGEGFGIVFLEALACGKPVLAGNQDGSIDPLANGKLGCLVDPDNVEEIADNLIQILQGDCSNRVIYQPKYLQQKTIEAFDFSHFRASLAKLVSGN, from the coding sequence ATGATTGCTAAACCTCGTCTTTACTTAATATTTCCGAATATATTTGATTTCAAGGGAGGTATTCAAGTTTACTCAAAATTTTTGCTGAAAGCTTTACAAGATATATATCCTGAAGCTGATTATGATGTTTTTCTCAAATATGATAAATATAGTTTAAAACAGCCAGATAAATTGCAGTTTTTAAGTTCAACAAGATTTCACTATTTTGGAGATTTACCAAAATTATTGCAACCAATTTTATTTGCCACGAAAATAATTATTTTAGCTATTTTTCAACATCCTGTTATAGTCATTTCCACTCATGTAAACTATGCTATTGTTTGTTATATTCTAAAAATTTTCACTGGAATTCCTTACTGGGTAGTTGCTCATGGCTTAGAAGTTTGGGATATCGAAAACAAGGCAACAAAATTAGCTTTAGAAAAAGCAGATAAAATCATTAGTGTTAGTAATTACACTCGCCAGCGCTTGCTTCAAGATACAAATATTGATTCAGAAAAAATAGTTATTTTACCTAATACATTTGATGCTAGTAAGTTTCTAATAAATTCTAAACCTACCTACTTACTCAAGCGATATAATTTAACAGATGAACAGCCTTTAATTTTAACAGTAACGCGGCTGGGAAGTATGTCAAAATACAAGGGTTATGACCAAATCCTTCATGCTTTAGTTAAAGTACGATTGCATCTCCCTAATGTTCACTTTATTCTGGCAGGGAAAGGAGATGATATACCTCGAATTAAAGCTTTAGTTACCAACTTAAATCTACAAAATTGTGTGACAATTGCCGGATTTGTTCCAGATAAAGAATTGTGCGATCATTACAATCTCTGCGATGTTTTTGCTCTACCTAGTAAAGGAGAAGGATTTGGGATTGTTTTTCTAGAAGCTTTAGCTTGTGGTAAACCAGTATTGGCAGGGAATCAAGATGGTTCTATAGATCCCTTGGCTAACGGAAAGTTGGGATGTTTGGTCGATCCTGATAACGTTGAAGAAATTGCCGATAATCTAATTCAAATCCTACAAGGCGATTGCTCTAATCGAGTAATTTACCAACCAAAATACTTACAACAAAAAACTATTGAAGCTTTTGATTTTAGCCATTTTCGTGCAAGTTTAGCAAAGTTAGTTAGTGGTAATTAG
- a CDS encoding GNAT family N-acetyltransferase yields MTITEDNFRVRPMTKDDLKIALSWAASEGWNPGIDDVDNFYIADPGGFLIGELNGQPISCISVVRYSAKFNFIGIYIVKPEEGGKGFGLKTWLEALKLVSNQPTALDAVLQQVNNYQRFGFKPAHSHLRYQGVITGKISPDVIDLKNLDFEQLCRYDERYFPSSRPHFLSTWINQPHGQGYAIINDADLVGYGVIRKATDGFKIAPLLAENEEIAEKLFLALVTYAEVSPVYVDVPNINTSAIILFEKYQMNPIFECVRMYKEKSPNIDWHNVFGVTTLELG; encoded by the coding sequence ATGACTATCACAGAAGATAATTTTCGAGTTCGTCCTATGACCAAAGATGATCTAAAAATTGCCTTAAGCTGGGCTGCTTCAGAGGGGTGGAATCCGGGAATTGATGATGTTGATAATTTTTATATTGCCGATCCTGGTGGTTTTTTAATTGGAGAATTAAACGGTCAACCTATTAGTTGCATTTCTGTAGTGCGATATAGTGCTAAATTTAATTTTATTGGCATTTATATTGTAAAACCCGAAGAAGGGGGAAAGGGATTTGGTTTAAAAACATGGCTTGAAGCATTAAAGTTAGTTTCTAATCAACCTACTGCTTTAGATGCTGTTTTACAACAAGTTAATAATTATCAAAGATTTGGTTTTAAACCTGCTCATTCTCATCTCCGTTATCAAGGGGTAATTACCGGAAAAATATCGCCAGATGTGATAGATTTAAAAAATCTTGATTTTGAGCAACTTTGTCGTTATGATGAGCGGTATTTTCCTAGTTCTCGTCCTCATTTTCTTTCGACATGGATTAATCAACCTCATGGGCAAGGTTACGCTATCATCAACGATGCTGATTTGGTAGGTTATGGAGTGATTAGAAAAGCTACGGATGGCTTTAAAATTGCCCCTTTATTGGCGGAAAATGAAGAGATAGCAGAAAAGTTATTTTTAGCCTTAGTTACTTATGCTGAAGTCAGTCCTGTTTACGTGGACGTTCCTAATATTAATACATCCGCTATTATTTTATTTGAAAAATATCAAATGAATCCTATATTTGAATGTGTACGAATGTACAAAGAAAAGTCACCTAATATTGATTGGCACAATGTTTTTGGTGTTACTACTTTGGAATTAGGTTAA
- a CDS encoding tyrosine-type recombinase/integrase, translating into MLAYHKNGAKLTGEAIRRLVDGLCKQAGITKKMSPHRVRHSAITTVLDMNNGNYRATQRFSRHAQVQTVLKYDDNRQRLQKQMSDSISELI; encoded by the coding sequence GTGTTGGCCTATCACAAGAATGGAGCAAAATTAACCGGGGAAGCAATCAGGCGACTGGTGGATGGGCTATGTAAGCAAGCTGGAATTACTAAGAAGATGTCACCCCATCGTGTTCGCCACAGTGCCATTACCACAGTATTGGATATGAACAATGGCAACTACCGTGCTACCCAGCGTTTCAGCAGACACGCCCAAGTGCAGACAGTATTGAAATACGACGATAACCGCCAGCGCTTGCAAAAGCAGATGAGCGACTCAATATCAGAACTTATTTAG